CCTGATCGGCCCGGGCTCGACCATCATCGAGCCGACCTCCGGCAACACCGGCATCGGCCTGGCGATGGTGGCCGCCGTCAAGGGCTACAAGCTCATTCTGGTGATGCCCGACAGCATGAGCCTGGAGCGGCGCCGGCTCATGCTCGCATACGGAGCCACCTTCGTGCTGACGCCGCGCGAGAAGGGAATGAACGGATCGATCGCCAAGGCGCGCGAGCTGCTGGCGACGACGCCGAAGTCGTGGATGCCGCAGCAGTTCGAGAACGCGGCCAATCCCGAGGTGCACGCGCGTACGACCGCGCGGGAGATCGCCGACGACTTCCCCGATGGCATCGATGTCCTGATCACCGGCGTCGGCACCGGCGGGCACATCACCGGCTGCGCGCAGGTGCTCAAGAAGAAGTGGCCGCGGCTGCGCGTGTTCGCGGTGGAACCCTCGGCGTCGCCGGTCATCAGCGGCGGCGACCCGGCACCGCATCCGATCCAGGGCATCGGTGCGGGCTTCATCCCCGCCAACCTCGACACCTCCCTTCTGGACGGCGTGGTCAAGGTCGACGCCGAAGATGCCAAGGAGATGGCGCGCCGCGCGGCGCGCGAAGAAGGGATGCTGGTGGGAATCTCCTCAGGAGCCACGCTGGCTGCAATCGCACAGAAGCTGCCAAGCATCCCGAGCGGCGCCACCATCCTCGGTTTCAACTACGA
The sequence above is drawn from the Candidatus Limnocylindrales bacterium genome and encodes:
- the cysK gene encoding cysteine synthase A, encoding MRADNILETIGNTPHIRIQRLFGSSHVVYVKSERSNPGGSIKDRIALSMVEAAEAEGLIGPGSTIIEPTSGNTGIGLAMVAAVKGYKLILVMPDSMSLERRRLMLAYGATFVLTPREKGMNGSIAKARELLATTPKSWMPQQFENAANPEVHARTTAREIADDFPDGIDVLITGVGTGGHITGCAQVLKKKWPRLRVFAVEPSASPVISGGDPAPHPIQGIGAGFIPANLDTSLLDGVVKVDAEDAKEMARRAAREEGMLVGISSGATLAAIAQKLPSIPSGATILGFNYDTGERYLTTEGFLPFE